Proteins found in one Macaca nemestrina isolate mMacNem1 chromosome 4, mMacNem.hap1, whole genome shotgun sequence genomic segment:
- the LOC105492743 gene encoding intraflagellar transport protein 22 homolog isoform X1, which translates to METTAARECSAQTRQLWWAPADYAAADNDAEGQDPLRGALESGKTVLANVLTESSDITEYSPTQGVRFESCWPALMKDAHGVVIVFSADIPSHRKEMEMWYSCFVQQQSLQDTQCMLIAHHKPGSGDDKGSRSLLAVLQVKFLDQQQSALSRKCESSGPTQICGSRNSWSRAQQSVG; encoded by the exons ATGGAAACGACAGCGGCCAGGGAGTGCTCAGCTCAGACGCGCCAGCTCTGGTGGGCTCCGGCTGACTACGCCGCGGCAGACAACGATGCTGAAGGCCAAGATCCTCTTCGTGGGGCCTTAGAG AGTGGAAAAACTGTTCTGGCCAACGTTCTGACAGAATCTTCTGACATCACTGAATACAGCCCAACCCAAGGAGTGAG GTTTGAGTCCTGCTGGCCAGCCCTGATGAAGGATGCTCACGGAGTAGTGATCGTCTTCAGTGCTGACATCCCAAGCCACCGGAAGGAAATGGAGATGTGGTATTCCTGCTTTGTCCAGCAGCAGTCGTTACAGGACACACAGTGTATGCTAATTGCACACCACAAACCAGGCTCTGGAGATGATAAAGGAAGCCGGTCTCTGT taGCGGTTCTCCAAGTGAAGTTCCTGGACCAGCAACAATCAGCATTATCCAGGAAATGTGAATCTTCAGGCCCTACCCAGATCTGTGGAAGCAGAAACTCTTGGAGTAGAGCTCAACAATCTGTGGGTTAA
- the LOC105492743 gene encoding intraflagellar transport protein 22 homolog isoform X3 — protein sequence METTAARECSAQTRQLWWAPADYAAADNDAEGQDPLRGALESGKTVLANVLTESSDITEYSPTQGVRFESCWPALMKDAHGVVIVFSADIPSHRKEMEMWYSCFVQQQSLQDTQCMLIAHHKPGSGDDKGSRSLCKETGISLPLLS from the exons ATGGAAACGACAGCGGCCAGGGAGTGCTCAGCTCAGACGCGCCAGCTCTGGTGGGCTCCGGCTGACTACGCCGCGGCAGACAACGATGCTGAAGGCCAAGATCCTCTTCGTGGGGCCTTAGAG AGTGGAAAAACTGTTCTGGCCAACGTTCTGACAGAATCTTCTGACATCACTGAATACAGCCCAACCCAAGGAGTGAG GTTTGAGTCCTGCTGGCCAGCCCTGATGAAGGATGCTCACGGAGTAGTGATCGTCTTCAGTGCTGACATCCCAAGCCACCGGAAGGAAATGGAGATGTGGTATTCCTGCTTTGTCCAGCAGCAGTCGTTACAGGACACACAGTGTATGCTAATTGCACACCACAAACCAGGCTCTGGAGATGATAAAGGAAGCCGGTCTCTGTGTAAGGAAACTGgaatttctcttcctcttttgtcTTGA
- the LOC105492743 gene encoding intraflagellar transport protein 22 homolog isoform X2, whose translation METTAARECSAQTRQLWWAPADYAAADNDAEGQDPLRGALESGKTVLANVLTESSDITEYSPTQGVRFESCWPALMKDAHGVVIVFSADIPSHRKEMEMWYSCFVQQQSLQDTQCMLIAHHKPGSGDDKGSRSLSVLQVKFLDQQQSALSRKCESSGPTQICGSRNSWSRAQQSVG comes from the exons ATGGAAACGACAGCGGCCAGGGAGTGCTCAGCTCAGACGCGCCAGCTCTGGTGGGCTCCGGCTGACTACGCCGCGGCAGACAACGATGCTGAAGGCCAAGATCCTCTTCGTGGGGCCTTAGAG AGTGGAAAAACTGTTCTGGCCAACGTTCTGACAGAATCTTCTGACATCACTGAATACAGCCCAACCCAAGGAGTGAG GTTTGAGTCCTGCTGGCCAGCCCTGATGAAGGATGCTCACGGAGTAGTGATCGTCTTCAGTGCTGACATCCCAAGCCACCGGAAGGAAATGGAGATGTGGTATTCCTGCTTTGTCCAGCAGCAGTCGTTACAGGACACACAGTGTATGCTAATTGCACACCACAAACCAGGCTCTGGAGATGATAAAGGAAGCCGGTCTCTGT CGGTTCTCCAAGTGAAGTTCCTGGACCAGCAACAATCAGCATTATCCAGGAAATGTGAATCTTCAGGCCCTACCCAGATCTGTGGAAGCAGAAACTCTTGGAGTAGAGCTCAACAATCTGTGGGTTAA